From a region of the Lactuca sativa cultivar Salinas chromosome 4, Lsat_Salinas_v11, whole genome shotgun sequence genome:
- the LOC111887716 gene encoding uncharacterized mitochondrial protein AtMg00810-like — protein sequence MYLLVYVDDLILTGNNESVIATFISCMNHEFAIKDLRELNYFLGLEVAYMDNGLFLSHTKYARDILIRAELLDSKPVSTPLALHASFTMDGLPYSDPTLYRSLVGALQYLTITRPDLSYAVNQVSQFLHAPTIDHFQAVKRILRYVKGTISFGLTYSRPHKASVVGYSDADWARCLETRRSTYGYSMFLGGNLVSWSAKK from the coding sequence ATGTATTTATTGGTTTATGTTGATGATCTCATTCTTACGGGAAATAATGAATCTGTCATTGCCACCTTTATCTCTTGTATGAATCACGAATTTGCCATAAAAGATCTTAGGGAACTAAATTACTTCCTCGGTCTTGAAGTTGCTTACATGGACAACGGTCTCTTCCTTTCACATACAAAATATGCTCGTGACATTCTCATCCGTGCTGAGCTTTTGGACTCCAAACCTGTCAGTACACCTTTGGCTCTACATGCATCCTTCACAATGGACGGCCTGCCCTATTCTGATCCTACTCTCTATAGGTCGTTAGTTGGCGCCCTTCAGTACTTAACCATAACTAGACCAGACTTATCTTATGCCGTTAATCAAGTCTCTCAGTTCCTTCATGCTCCAACCATTGATCATTTCCAAGCTGTTAAGAGAATACTTCGGTATGTTAAAGGCACCATTTCTTTTGGTCTAACTTATAGCCGTCCTCATAAAGCTTCTGTCGTAGGCTACTCTGATGCTGATTGGGCTCGTTGTCTTGAAACACGTCGCTCTACTTATGGCTATTCAATGTTCCTTGGTGGAAATCTTGTTTCCTGGAGTGCCAAGAAATAG